One window of Nymphaea colorata isolate Beijing-Zhang1983 chromosome 1, ASM883128v2, whole genome shotgun sequence genomic DNA carries:
- the LOC116250412 gene encoding integrin-linked protein kinase 1-like isoform X1 produces MEEKASGRFSPEKQSSLVLEHIAEASTKPETWERIGPTFRLMFLVNEGDLQGIQELLDTGIDVNSTDIDDRTALHVAACQGRVEIVELLLEHGARLDMQDRWGSTPLADAHHYKHYDVCKIMEKYGAKPLYTCCHLKMAPMLVHDIAEVPEYEIDPQELDFTGSEKITKGTFRLALWRGINVAVKTLDEDFMADKEKVMAFHDELSLLQKLRHPNVVQFLGAVTQTSPMMIVTEYLPKGDLWALLRRQGALKPSVAVKYALDIARGMNYLHERKPEAIIHRDLEPSNILRDDSGHLKVADFGLSKILKVTNSVKPEETLTCQETSCRYVAPEVLRNEEYDSKVDVFSFALILQEMIEGFAPFSAKREDEIAKAYACKERPPFRAPAKLYAHGLKELIEKCWAESPAERPTFRHIVASLDEINERLVSSTWKAKAFRCFRNLKVVWTIWHRKDQIGPSSRSSYFDHSIA; encoded by the exons ATGGAGGAAAAGGCAAGTGGGAGATTTTCGCCGGAGAAGCAATCATCCCTTGTTCTGGAACATATTGCAGAAGCATCTACAAAGCCTGAAACGTGGGAGAGGATTGGTCCAACGTTCAGGCTGATGTTTTTAGTGAACGAAGGGGACCTGCAAGGAATCCAGGAACTTCTTGATACTGGTATAGATGTGAACTCCACAGATATTGATGACAGAACTGCTCTTCATGTTGCTGCATGTCAAGGTAGAgtagaaattgttgaattgcTGCTTGAGCATGGTGCCAGGCTTGACATGCAGGATCGCTGGGGCAGCACG CCTCTTGCAGATGCACACCATTACAAACACTATGATGTTTGCAAGATTATGGAGAAATATGGTGCAAAACCATTG TACACTTGTTGCCACTTGAAGATGGCTCCGATGCTTGTCCATGATATTGCAGAAGTTCCTGAATATGAAATTGATCCACAAGAGCTTGACTTCACTGGCAGTGAGAAAATCACAAAG GGAACATTCCGTCTTGCTTTGTggagaggaattaatgttgccGTGAAGACACTTGATGAGGATTTTATGGCTGACAAGGAAAAAGT GATGGCATTCCATGACGAACTGTCATTGCTGCAGAAATTACGTCACCCCAATGTGGTCCAGTTTTTAGGTGCTGTGACTCAAACCAGCCCAATGATGATTGTTACAGAATATTTGCCAAAG GGTGACCTTTGGGCATTATTGAGGAGGCAAGGGGCTTTAAAACCATCAGTGGCAGTAAAATATGCTCTTGATATTGCAAG GGGCATGAATTATTTGCATGAGCGTAAGCCAGAGGCAATTATTCATCGTGACCTCGAGCCTTC AAATATTCTGCGAGATGACTCTGGGCATCTGAAGGTTGCAGATTTTGGATTGAGCAAGATACTTAAAGTGACAAACTCTGTAAAACCAGAGGAGACTCTAACTTGTCAAGAGACATCAT GTAGATATGTAGCTCCAGAGGTTCTTCGAAATGAAGAATATGATAGCAAGGTGGATGTTTTCTCATTTGCTCTGATTCTGCAAGAG ATGATTGAAGGATTCGCACCATTTTCTGCGAAAAGAGAAGATGAGATTGCAAAAGCTTATGCTTGTAAGGAAAGGCCCCCCTTTAGAGCTCCAGCAAAGCTTTATGCCCATGGTTTAAAAGA GTTAATAGAGAAATGCTGGGCTGAGAGTCCTGCTGAACGACCAACATTTCGGCACATTGTAGCCAGCTTGGATGAAATCAATGAGCGTTTGGTTTCCAGTACATGGAAG GCAAAGGCGTTCAGATGCTTCCGAAATCTCAAAGTTGTTTGGACGATTTGGCACAGGAAAGATCAAATTGGACCCAGCAGTCGCTCCTCTTACTTTGACCATTCAATAGCATGA
- the LOC116250412 gene encoding integrin-linked protein kinase 1-like isoform X2 yields MEEKASGRFSPEKQSSLVLEHIAEASTKPETWERIGPTFRLMFLVNEGDLQGIQELLDTGIDVNSTDIDDRTALHVAACQGRVEIVELLLEHGARLDMQDRWGSTPLADAHHYKHYDVCKIMEKYGAKPLMAPMLVHDIAEVPEYEIDPQELDFTGSEKITKGTFRLALWRGINVAVKTLDEDFMADKEKVMAFHDELSLLQKLRHPNVVQFLGAVTQTSPMMIVTEYLPKGDLWALLRRQGALKPSVAVKYALDIARGMNYLHERKPEAIIHRDLEPSNILRDDSGHLKVADFGLSKILKVTNSVKPEETLTCQETSCRYVAPEVLRNEEYDSKVDVFSFALILQEMIEGFAPFSAKREDEIAKAYACKERPPFRAPAKLYAHGLKELIEKCWAESPAERPTFRHIVASLDEINERLVSSTWKAKAFRCFRNLKVVWTIWHRKDQIGPSSRSSYFDHSIA; encoded by the exons ATGGAGGAAAAGGCAAGTGGGAGATTTTCGCCGGAGAAGCAATCATCCCTTGTTCTGGAACATATTGCAGAAGCATCTACAAAGCCTGAAACGTGGGAGAGGATTGGTCCAACGTTCAGGCTGATGTTTTTAGTGAACGAAGGGGACCTGCAAGGAATCCAGGAACTTCTTGATACTGGTATAGATGTGAACTCCACAGATATTGATGACAGAACTGCTCTTCATGTTGCTGCATGTCAAGGTAGAgtagaaattgttgaattgcTGCTTGAGCATGGTGCCAGGCTTGACATGCAGGATCGCTGGGGCAGCACG CCTCTTGCAGATGCACACCATTACAAACACTATGATGTTTGCAAGATTATGGAGAAATATGGTGCAAAACCATTG ATGGCTCCGATGCTTGTCCATGATATTGCAGAAGTTCCTGAATATGAAATTGATCCACAAGAGCTTGACTTCACTGGCAGTGAGAAAATCACAAAG GGAACATTCCGTCTTGCTTTGTggagaggaattaatgttgccGTGAAGACACTTGATGAGGATTTTATGGCTGACAAGGAAAAAGT GATGGCATTCCATGACGAACTGTCATTGCTGCAGAAATTACGTCACCCCAATGTGGTCCAGTTTTTAGGTGCTGTGACTCAAACCAGCCCAATGATGATTGTTACAGAATATTTGCCAAAG GGTGACCTTTGGGCATTATTGAGGAGGCAAGGGGCTTTAAAACCATCAGTGGCAGTAAAATATGCTCTTGATATTGCAAG GGGCATGAATTATTTGCATGAGCGTAAGCCAGAGGCAATTATTCATCGTGACCTCGAGCCTTC AAATATTCTGCGAGATGACTCTGGGCATCTGAAGGTTGCAGATTTTGGATTGAGCAAGATACTTAAAGTGACAAACTCTGTAAAACCAGAGGAGACTCTAACTTGTCAAGAGACATCAT GTAGATATGTAGCTCCAGAGGTTCTTCGAAATGAAGAATATGATAGCAAGGTGGATGTTTTCTCATTTGCTCTGATTCTGCAAGAG ATGATTGAAGGATTCGCACCATTTTCTGCGAAAAGAGAAGATGAGATTGCAAAAGCTTATGCTTGTAAGGAAAGGCCCCCCTTTAGAGCTCCAGCAAAGCTTTATGCCCATGGTTTAAAAGA GTTAATAGAGAAATGCTGGGCTGAGAGTCCTGCTGAACGACCAACATTTCGGCACATTGTAGCCAGCTTGGATGAAATCAATGAGCGTTTGGTTTCCAGTACATGGAAG GCAAAGGCGTTCAGATGCTTCCGAAATCTCAAAGTTGTTTGGACGATTTGGCACAGGAAAGATCAAATTGGACCCAGCAGTCGCTCCTCTTACTTTGACCATTCAATAGCATGA